Proteins co-encoded in one Campylobacter ornithocola genomic window:
- a CDS encoding outer membrane protein assembly factor BamD — protein MKKLFIFSLIIAGLFLGACSSKKAEDLYNLSSMEWYQQIIKDLQEKNLEAADKHYTSMAAEHIADPLLEQTLLILAQAHISEEEYEMANFYLDEYLNKFGDSKNVAYIRYLKIKAKFDSFAVPNRNQTLMLKTIEEIKEYNQNYPNVQYNDLIDTMLTKFNLAVFYLDTSIAKLYEKKNREQSYEIYKQKIENSDFNKIDMIKPELPWYRKIFEEGIM, from the coding sequence ATGAAAAAACTTTTTATTTTTTCACTTATTATTGCAGGTTTATTTTTAGGAGCTTGTAGCTCAAAAAAAGCTGAAGATTTATACAATCTAAGCTCTATGGAGTGGTATCAACAGATTATAAAAGATTTACAAGAAAAAAATCTCGAAGCAGCTGATAAACACTATACTTCAATGGCAGCTGAACATATAGCAGATCCTTTATTAGAGCAAACTTTACTTATATTAGCACAAGCTCACATTAGTGAAGAAGAGTATGAAATGGCAAATTTTTATTTAGATGAGTATTTAAATAAATTTGGCGATTCAAAAAATGTAGCTTATATACGATATTTAAAAATTAAAGCTAAATTTGATTCTTTTGCTGTACCAAATCGTAACCAAACTTTAATGCTTAAAACCATAGAAGAAATCAAAGAATATAATCAAAATTATCCCAATGTACAATACAACGATTTAATCGATACTATGCTTACTAAATTTAATCTTGCTGTATTTTATCTTGATACAAGTATAGCTAAACTATATGAGAAAAAAAATAGAGAGCAAAGCTATGAAATTTATAAGCAAAAAATAGAAAATTCCGATTTTAATAAAATTGATATGATTAAACCAGAACTTCCATGGTATAGAAAAATATTTGAAGAAGGTATAATGTAA
- a CDS encoding single-stranded DNA-binding protein, whose product MFNKVVLVGNLTRDIEMRYAPSGSAIGSSAIAVTRRFSTNTGEKREETCFIDISFFGRTAEIANQYLNKGSKVLIEGRLRFEQWSDQNGQNRSKHSIQVENLEMLGSAIQNNQQSNFDNQNYSYNQNFNQQQSFDPYAQVQTKANPSNTYQNPQKEPPMKEIDIDKYDDDTELPF is encoded by the coding sequence ATGTTTAATAAGGTCGTTTTAGTAGGTAATCTTACAAGGGATATAGAGATGCGCTATGCTCCATCAGGCAGTGCAATAGGTTCTTCTGCTATAGCTGTTACAAGAAGATTTAGCACAAATACAGGAGAAAAAAGAGAAGAAACCTGCTTTATCGACATTAGTTTTTTTGGCAGAACAGCAGAGATTGCTAACCAATACCTTAATAAAGGTAGTAAAGTTTTAATTGAAGGTCGTTTAAGATTTGAGCAATGGAGTGATCAAAATGGACAAAACAGATCAAAACATAGCATTCAGGTTGAAAATTTAGAAATGCTAGGTTCAGCTATACAAAATAACCAACAAAGCAACTTTGATAATCAAAATTATAGCTATAATCAAAATTTTAACCAACAGCAAAGTTTTGATCCTTATGCTCAAGTACAAACTAAAGCAAATCCATCTAATACTTATCAAAATCCTCAAAAAGAACCCCCTATGAAGGAAATTGACATTGATAAATATGATGATGACACAGAATTACCATTTTAA
- a CDS encoding MarC family protein, translating into MFSDIESEIYVILLASVAIIAVLNPFGNLPQFLAMTEGLDADTRKKLFRNIIYTAFCIVLVFLLSGPFIMKYLFKIDINDLRVAGGLILIIMSTKNLLFTPSSSQFQHYQGLDHKELLKKSIVPMAFPMLVGPGTLSTIVVISEDQNLAIAIASVLLTFAFIFALFHFSATIEKVIGKLVLYVFSRIALVFIMAMGVKMIAIGIQTYIQSTLG; encoded by the coding sequence ATGTTTTCAGATATAGAATCTGAAATTTATGTTATTTTACTTGCATCTGTTGCTATTATAGCAGTTTTAAATCCATTTGGAAACCTTCCTCAATTTCTCGCAATGACCGAAGGCTTAGATGCTGATACAAGAAAAAAACTTTTTAGAAATATCATTTATACCGCATTTTGTATTGTTTTAGTTTTTTTACTTTCAGGACCATTTATCATGAAATATTTATTTAAAATAGATATTAATGATTTAAGAGTTGCAGGTGGTTTGATTTTAATCATTATGAGTACAAAAAACCTACTTTTTACCCCATCAAGCAGTCAATTTCAACATTATCAAGGACTAGATCATAAAGAATTATTGAAAAAAAGTATAGTACCTATGGCATTTCCTATGCTAGTAGGACCTGGAACGCTTTCTACTATAGTGGTTATTTCAGAAGATCAAAATTTAGCTATAGCTATAGCTTCTGTATTGCTTACTTTTGCTTTTATTTTTGCTTTATTTCACTTTTCAGCCACTATTGAGAAAGTTATAGGAAAACTTGTGCTCTATGTTTTTTCACGTATTGCTTTAGTTTTCATTATGGCCATGGGGGTAAAAATGATAGCTATTGGAATTCAAACCTATATTCAATCTACTTTAGGATAA
- the fliW gene encoding flagellar assembly protein FliW — protein MNLEVKCPILGFEDTKNMNFYKIDEVFYRLKSLDGKDFSFVLIDPYMIRPDYDFEVPDYYQELLALNEQTNFGVFVIVAINEPLEESTVNFLAPVVMNYDNNSLVQVILDTSKYPNYFQSEKISAFIKQTK, from the coding sequence ATGAACTTAGAAGTTAAATGTCCTATTTTGGGGTTTGAAGATACCAAAAATATGAACTTTTATAAAATAGATGAAGTTTTTTATAGACTTAAAAGTCTTGACGGTAAAGATTTTTCTTTTGTGCTGATTGATCCTTATATGATTCGTCCTGATTATGATTTTGAAGTGCCTGATTATTATCAAGAATTATTAGCATTAAATGAACAAACTAATTTTGGTGTATTTGTTATTGTAGCTATTAATGAACCATTAGAAGAATCTACGGTAAATTTTTTAGCACCTGTTGTGATGAATTATGATAACAATTCTTTAGTGCAAGTTATTTTAGATACAAGCAAATATCCTAATTATTTTCAGTCTGAGAAGATTTCAGCTTTCATTAAGCAAACAAAATAA
- the holA gene encoding DNA polymerase III subunit delta — translation MYKNQLQSLLNSNNFPNFFLLYGVDNFQIELYAKFIKNKYSFDESLRFYFEEYDFKQAYDYLSSASLFSERKLLEIKTQKKILGKELKQLIQLCQNSQDNYFILEIYDENSKQSEAEKIFDNNFCRFYKVNSAKEGIELLALKAKELNINITQNALYALFYNFNENLYLAANELNKFSGLNIDEKIIQEHCYSLSTISFESFFDKLMQKKDLRNELENILENYNEIALINALYANFFRLFKVALHVKIYGNLDLKEILGYTPPISIAQNLQKQALVVKISQYKNIFLTLCNCEYELKKNSKIEKKEILIATLLQLSSILKS, via the coding sequence ATGTATAAAAATCAACTCCAAAGCTTGCTTAATAGTAATAATTTTCCTAATTTTTTCTTGCTTTATGGGGTAGATAATTTTCAAATAGAACTTTATGCTAAATTTATTAAAAACAAGTACTCTTTTGATGAAAGTTTAAGATTTTATTTTGAAGAGTATGATTTTAAGCAAGCCTATGATTATTTATCTAGTGCTTCATTATTTAGCGAAAGAAAGCTGCTAGAAATAAAAACACAAAAGAAAATTCTAGGCAAGGAACTCAAACAACTTATCCAACTTTGCCAAAATTCGCAGGATAATTATTTTATACTTGAAATTTATGATGAAAACTCCAAACAAAGCGAGGCTGAAAAAATTTTTGATAATAATTTTTGTAGATTCTACAAAGTAAATTCTGCCAAAGAGGGTATAGAGCTATTAGCCTTAAAAGCCAAAGAATTAAATATCAACATTACCCAAAATGCTCTTTATGCTCTTTTTTATAATTTTAATGAAAATTTATATTTAGCAGCTAATGAATTAAACAAATTTAGTGGTTTAAATATTGATGAAAAAATTATTCAAGAACATTGCTATAGTTTAAGCACTATTAGTTTTGAAAGCTTTTTTGATAAACTTATGCAAAAAAAAGATCTAAGAAATGAGCTTGAAAATATTTTAGAAAATTATAACGAAATAGCATTAATTAATGCTTTGTATGCAAATTTTTTTAGACTTTTTAAAGTTGCATTGCATGTTAAAATTTATGGAAATTTAGATTTAAAAGAAATTTTAGGCTATACTCCGCCTATTTCCATAGCACAAAATCTTCAAAAACAAGCCCTTGTAGTCAAAATATCACAATATAAAAATATCTTTTTAACACTTTGTAATTGTGAATATGAATTAAAAAAGAACTCTAAAATAGAAAAAAAAGAAATTTTAATTGCTACGCTTTTACAACTTAGCTCTATATTAAAAAGTTAA
- the lon gene encoding endopeptidase La, with protein MKLENTQNYPTKLPILVEDELFLYPFMITPIFLNDIQNIKALDTALQNESMIFVAPSKIEGGRGFDDIYDCGVIGTIMRKVPLPDGRIKILFQGYAKAKIVEKISDDPLFALVDLIHQEPICNTKKEAIIEVVREKAKALSTVSHYFPPDLLRTIEEDVEPSRICDLILNSIKIKKQQAYEFFIETNLETKLLNLIDYLAKEIEANKIQKEIKNKVHSKIDKVNKEYFLKEQLKQIQRELGSDIQKESEVEEYNKKLEKKKAFMYEEAYKEIKKQIQKYERIHQDNSEASMVQTYIETVLDIPFEHSSKKKLNLKDVSSQLNSDHYALEKPKERIEEYFAVKELLEKRKIKDRDGAKVILCLVGPPGVGKTSLANSVAKALKRELVRIALGGLEDVNELRGHRRTYIGAMPGRIIQGLIEAKQSNPVIVLDEIDKLSRNHRGDPSAVLLEILDPEQNTKFRDYYLNFNIDLSKIIFIATANDASLIPAALKDRMEFIELSSYTPQEKFQIAKNYLIPDEIKKHGLKKEEINFNDEAIELMVNEYTRESGVRNLRRKIAEVCRKCVKKLLLNENTKNIKINAKNLKDFLSKKVFEIEKHEKENKIGQVNGLAWTAVGGDVLKIEAIKIKGKGELALTGSLGDVMKESAKIAQSLVKNLIDEGQIKTPKNLFYKEDESIYNQYNLHIHVPDGATPKDGPSAGITITTAIASIFSDKKVRSDVAMTGEIDLMGNVLPIGGLKEKLIAAYKADIKIAIIPHKNYDRDLKDIPEEVVKNMKIIGVKTLQEVLKISLI; from the coding sequence ATGAAATTAGAAAATACTCAAAACTATCCGACAAAACTTCCTATTCTTGTAGAAGATGAACTTTTTTTATACCCTTTTATGATAACACCTATTTTTTTAAACGATATTCAAAATATCAAAGCCTTAGATACTGCTTTGCAAAATGAAAGTATGATTTTTGTAGCACCATCAAAAATAGAGGGCGGGCGTGGTTTTGATGATATATATGATTGCGGGGTAATAGGGACTATAATGAGAAAGGTTCCACTACCTGATGGCCGTATTAAAATTTTATTTCAAGGCTATGCTAAAGCTAAGATTGTTGAGAAAATCTCAGACGATCCTTTATTTGCCTTAGTTGATTTAATCCATCAAGAACCAATTTGCAATACAAAAAAAGAAGCTATCATTGAGGTGGTAAGAGAAAAAGCTAAAGCTTTATCTACCGTAAGTCACTATTTTCCACCAGATCTTTTAAGGACTATAGAAGAAGATGTTGAACCTAGTAGAATTTGTGATTTAATACTTAATTCTATTAAAATCAAAAAACAACAAGCTTATGAATTTTTTATAGAAACAAATTTAGAAACAAAACTTTTGAATTTAATTGATTATTTAGCCAAAGAAATCGAAGCAAACAAAATTCAAAAAGAAATAAAAAACAAAGTTCATTCTAAAATTGATAAAGTCAATAAGGAATATTTTTTAAAAGAGCAACTCAAACAAATCCAAAGAGAACTTGGAAGCGATATACAAAAAGAAAGCGAAGTAGAAGAATACAATAAAAAATTAGAAAAGAAAAAAGCTTTTATGTATGAAGAAGCATATAAAGAAATCAAAAAACAAATTCAAAAATACGAAAGAATTCACCAAGATAATTCAGAAGCTTCTATGGTGCAAACCTACATAGAAACAGTTTTGGATATACCTTTTGAACACTCTTCAAAGAAAAAACTTAATCTAAAAGATGTATCTTCGCAACTTAATAGCGATCATTATGCCTTAGAAAAACCAAAAGAGCGTATTGAAGAATACTTTGCAGTTAAAGAGCTTCTAGAAAAACGTAAAATTAAAGACAGAGATGGTGCTAAAGTTATTTTATGTTTGGTTGGCCCTCCAGGTGTTGGTAAAACTTCCTTAGCAAATTCAGTTGCAAAAGCATTAAAAAGAGAATTAGTTCGCATAGCTTTGGGTGGCTTAGAAGATGTAAATGAATTAAGAGGACACAGAAGAACTTATATAGGAGCAATGCCAGGACGCATTATACAAGGACTCATAGAAGCAAAACAAAGTAATCCTGTAATTGTGCTTGATGAGATTGACAAATTAAGTCGTAATCATAGAGGAGACCCGAGTGCAGTTTTACTTGAAATTTTAGATCCTGAACAAAATACAAAATTTAGAGACTATTATTTAAATTTTAATATTGACTTGAGTAAAATTATATTCATAGCTACCGCAAATGATGCAAGTTTAATCCCTGCAGCTTTAAAAGATAGAATGGAATTTATAGAACTTAGTTCTTACACTCCTCAAGAAAAATTTCAAATAGCAAAAAATTATCTCATACCAGATGAAATCAAAAAACATGGTTTAAAAAAAGAAGAAATTAATTTCAATGATGAAGCCATTGAATTAATGGTCAACGAATACACAAGAGAATCTGGTGTAAGAAATTTAAGAAGAAAAATTGCTGAAGTTTGTAGAAAATGTGTCAAAAAACTTCTTTTGAATGAAAATACAAAAAACATCAAGATTAATGCTAAAAATTTAAAAGACTTTTTAAGTAAAAAAGTTTTTGAAATTGAAAAGCACGAAAAAGAAAACAAAATCGGTCAAGTAAATGGCTTAGCATGGACTGCAGTGGGTGGAGATGTATTAAAAATAGAAGCTATCAAAATCAAAGGCAAGGGTGAGTTAGCTCTTACAGGAAGCTTAGGTGATGTGATGAAAGAATCAGCAAAAATTGCCCAAAGTCTTGTTAAAAATTTAATTGATGAAGGGCAAATTAAAACACCAAAGAATCTTTTTTACAAAGAAGATGAAAGCATCTATAATCAATACAATCTTCACATCCATGTACCAGATGGAGCCACACCTAAAGATGGACCAAGTGCTGGTATCACTATAACAACAGCTATTGCTTCTATTTTTAGTGATAAAAAAGTAAGATCAGATGTTGCAATGACTGGAGAAATTGATTTAATGGGTAATGTTTTACCAATAGGCGGATTAAAAGAAAAACTAATCGCTGCATATAAAGCCGATATTAAAATAGCTATAATTCCGCATAAAAATTATGATAGAGATTTAAAAGATATTCCTGAAGAAGTAGTGAAAAATATGAAAATTATTGGAGTGAAAACCCTACAAGAAGTATTAAAAATATCCCTTATTTAG
- the ilvC gene encoding ketol-acid reductoisomerase, whose product MAVSIYYDKDCDINLIKSKKVAIIGFGSQGHAHAMNLRDSGVEVIIGLKEGGQSWAKAQKANFIVKSVKEATKEADLIMILAPDEIQSEIFNEEIKPELKAGKTLAFAHGFNIHYGQIVVPAGIDVIMIAPKAPGHTVRNEFSIGGGTPCLIAIHQDESKNAKALALSYASAIGGGRTGIIETTFKAETETDLFGEQAVLCGGLSALIQAGFETLVEAGYEPEMAYFECLHEMKLIVDLIYQGGIADMRYSVSNTAEYGDYITGPKIITKETKEAMKGVLKDIQNGSFAKDFILERRANFARMHAERKLMNDSLIEKTGCELRAMMPWISAKKLVDKDKN is encoded by the coding sequence ATGGCTGTGTCAATTTATTATGATAAAGATTGTGATATAAATTTAATAAAATCAAAAAAAGTAGCTATTATAGGTTTTGGCTCTCAAGGTCATGCTCATGCTATGAATTTAAGAGATAGCGGTGTGGAGGTGATTATAGGTTTAAAAGAGGGTGGGCAAAGTTGGGCAAAAGCTCAAAAAGCCAATTTTATAGTAAAAAGCGTAAAAGAAGCTACTAAAGAAGCGGATTTGATTATGATTTTAGCTCCTGATGAAATTCAAAGTGAAATTTTTAATGAAGAAATTAAACCTGAACTAAAAGCAGGTAAAACTTTGGCATTTGCACATGGTTTTAATATCCACTACGGACAAATCGTTGTTCCAGCAGGTATAGATGTGATCATGATAGCCCCTAAAGCTCCAGGACATACTGTAAGAAATGAATTTAGTATAGGTGGGGGTACTCCTTGTTTGATTGCTATCCATCAAGATGAAAGTAAAAATGCTAAAGCTTTGGCTTTAAGTTATGCTAGTGCTATAGGCGGTGGTAGAACAGGCATTATAGAAACGACTTTTAAGGCTGAAACAGAAACAGATTTATTTGGCGAGCAAGCAGTACTTTGTGGGGGGCTTAGTGCTTTAATTCAAGCTGGTTTTGAAACCTTAGTTGAAGCAGGGTATGAGCCAGAAATGGCATATTTTGAGTGTTTGCATGAGATGAAGTTGATTGTAGATTTGATTTATCAAGGTGGTATTGCTGATATGAGATATTCTGTTTCTAATACTGCTGAATATGGAGATTATATCACAGGACCTAAAATCATTACTAAAGAAACTAAAGAAGCAATGAAAGGTGTTTTAAAAGACATACAAAATGGAAGTTTTGCTAAAGATTTTATATTAGAAAGAAGAGCAAATTTTGCAAGAATGCACGCAGAGCGTAAATTAATGAATGATTCTTTGATAGAAAAAACAGGATGTGAGCTTCGTGCCATGATGCCTTGGATTAGTGCTAAAAAATTAGTTGATAAAGACAAAAACTAA
- a CDS encoding RNB domain-containing ribonuclease, producing the protein MKELFNQLSYGLNASEITNKNKQLIRELLTCDIIKFYKNKYYLKNGFTFGKIDISANGTGFLESFDDAFKRDLLIENKNLKGANYADIVVAKLLPIKKKRPSAKVALILKRAHKTSLVMTKKYGEAILGINIQTGLTCALKASQKSLKVLPLGTILKIENHDNNITEVIGHIDDDFVDEKISLALFNKNAIFDNLCENEARAYGNEVDASMYPSRKDLRNLNFCTIDPIDAKDFDDAIYYDKNEHAIYIAIADVSAYVHAYSAIDKEARSRGFSIYFPHIAIPMLPRSLSENICSLKPNEDRLAFCFKISLDQNNEVIKEELFEAIINSKRRFNYDEVDEYLQTHEDLGVINWLYEVFKITQNLRKKRLKNACEFKTQELRMTLDKNNKLIKTRLENDTASHNLIEDCMLLANKAAAKLINIGVFRNHLSPDYKKIDQLLADLSTLSIDINPKNNIIELFKDIQILANELNIREEVDKLIIKAQKKAEYSSENAGHFGLGFDKYTHFTSPIRRYSDLILHRLLKAKINNDEKMFNYLLLNIQNTCEELSLLEREADKVAWHFMDRKFARWAKENVGKRFKALVIENQSSLQVKLNDEIKGALITIIGSNANLLENVEVEITEVDIVGAKIFGKITKHFSLERNQNV; encoded by the coding sequence ATGAAAGAATTATTTAATCAACTAAGCTATGGTCTAAATGCTAGTGAAATTACCAATAAAAATAAGCAACTCATCAGAGAGTTATTAACCTGTGATATTATTAAATTTTATAAAAATAAATACTACTTAAAAAATGGTTTTACTTTTGGCAAGATTGACATTTCAGCTAATGGAACAGGATTTTTAGAAAGTTTTGATGATGCTTTTAAGCGTGATTTGCTCATAGAAAATAAAAATTTAAAAGGAGCAAACTATGCTGATATAGTTGTAGCAAAACTACTCCCTATTAAAAAAAAGCGTCCGAGTGCTAAAGTTGCTTTAATACTTAAACGTGCTCATAAAACTTCTTTAGTTATGACTAAAAAATACGGCGAAGCAATCCTTGGGATAAATATTCAAACAGGACTCACTTGTGCTTTAAAAGCCTCTCAAAAATCCTTAAAAGTTTTACCATTAGGAACTATTTTAAAAATAGAAAATCATGATAACAACATTACCGAAGTGATAGGACATATTGATGATGATTTTGTAGATGAAAAAATTTCTTTAGCACTTTTTAATAAAAATGCAATTTTTGATAATCTATGTGAAAATGAAGCAAGAGCTTATGGAAATGAAGTTGATGCAAGCATGTATCCTTCAAGAAAAGATCTTAGAAATTTAAATTTTTGCACCATTGATCCAATTGATGCAAAAGACTTTGATGATGCGATTTATTATGATAAAAATGAACATGCTATTTATATAGCTATAGCTGATGTGAGTGCTTATGTGCATGCTTATAGTGCTATTGATAAAGAAGCAAGATCAAGGGGTTTTTCGATTTATTTTCCTCATATTGCTATACCTATGCTACCAAGATCTTTGAGTGAAAATATTTGTTCACTAAAACCTAACGAAGATAGATTAGCATTTTGTTTTAAAATAAGTTTAGATCAAAACAACGAAGTGATTAAAGAAGAGCTTTTTGAGGCTATTATTAACTCAAAACGCCGTTTTAATTACGATGAAGTTGATGAGTATTTACAAACACACGAAGATTTAGGTGTAATTAATTGGCTTTATGAAGTTTTTAAAATCACTCAAAATTTACGTAAAAAACGTCTGAAAAACGCATGTGAATTTAAAACTCAAGAACTTAGAATGACTTTAGATAAAAATAATAAACTCATAAAAACACGTCTCGAAAATGACACTGCTTCGCATAATTTAATTGAAGATTGTATGCTTTTAGCTAATAAAGCCGCAGCAAAACTCATTAATATAGGAGTTTTTAGAAATCACTTAAGTCCTGATTATAAAAAAATAGATCAATTGCTAGCTGATCTTTCAACACTTAGTATAGATATTAATCCTAAAAACAATATCATAGAACTATTCAAAGATATTCAAATCTTAGCAAATGAGCTAAATATAAGAGAAGAAGTTGATAAACTCATCATCAAAGCGCAAAAAAAGGCAGAATATTCTAGTGAAAATGCAGGACATTTTGGTTTAGGTTTTGATAAATATACCCATTTTACAAGCCCTATTAGAAGATATTCTGATCTTATTTTACATAGACTTTTAAAAGCTAAAATCAACAATGATGAAAAAATGTTTAATTATTTGCTTTTAAATATACAAAACACTTGTGAGGAATTAAGCTTATTAGAAAGAGAAGCAGATAAAGTTGCATGGCATTTTATGGATAGAAAATTTGCAAGATGGGCGAAAGAAAATGTAGGAAAAAGATTTAAAGCTTTGGTAATTGAAAATCAAAGCTCATTACAAGTAAAATTAAATGATGAAATTAAAGGAGCTTTGATTACCATCATAGGCTCAAACGCGAATTTATTAGAAAATGTAGAAGTAGAAATTACCGAAGTAGATATTGTTGGTGCTAAAATTTTTGGTAAAATCACTAAGCATTTTAGTTTAGAAAGAAATCAAAATGTATAA
- the rpsF gene encoding 30S ribosomal protein S6: MRHYEVLFILKPTLTEEEVSAKLEFVKEVLTKNGAEIESVVPMGTRKLAYKIKKYERGTYFVIYFKAPTNLIAELERVLRITEEVIRFLIVKYENKKEIVAWEKLSKGIKQNKKEIKASESTEG; this comes from the coding sequence ATGAGACATTATGAAGTTTTATTCATATTAAAACCAACACTTACAGAAGAAGAAGTAAGTGCTAAGTTGGAATTCGTAAAAGAAGTCCTTACAAAGAATGGCGCAGAAATTGAAAGTGTAGTTCCAATGGGAACAAGAAAACTTGCGTATAAAATTAAAAAATACGAAAGAGGAACTTATTTTGTGATTTATTTCAAAGCTCCTACAAATTTAATTGCAGAGCTTGAAAGGGTATTAAGAATCACTGAAGAAGTAATTAGATTTTTAATCGTAAAATATGAAAACAAAAAAGAAATCGTGGCTTGGGAAAAACTAAGTAAAGGTATCAAACAAAATAAAAAAGAAATCAAAGCTAGCGAAAGCACAGAAGGCTAA
- a CDS encoding pyrroline-5-carboxylate reductase, which yields MSEIYILGNGAMASAIAKGLKDNYKVVIVARDLKKASSLNLEILSYEEFDIEDKNVILAFKPYALNEVASKLKGKARWLISVLANTTFEQLHCINAQNHIKIMPNTAAEFKASTTAYLMENDLFKDEVLSLLNTFGKAISLQNEKEFDVAMVLSGCAPAFLALVAESLANAGVKNGLKNELSYELTRASFESFSALFNHTHPAIIKEKICSPAGVTIKGIEALEKRALRGTFFEAFNASLNK from the coding sequence ATGTCTGAAATTTATATTTTAGGAAATGGTGCTATGGCTAGTGCTATAGCTAAAGGTTTAAAAGATAATTATAAAGTAGTTATTGTTGCTAGGGATTTAAAAAAAGCTAGTAGCTTAAATCTAGAAATTTTGTCTTATGAAGAATTTGATATAGAAGACAAAAATGTTATTTTAGCATTTAAACCTTATGCTTTAAATGAAGTGGCTAGCAAATTAAAAGGCAAGGCAAGATGGCTTATTTCAGTTTTAGCAAATACCACTTTTGAGCAACTTCATTGTATTAATGCACAAAATCATATAAAAATTATGCCAAATACAGCAGCTGAATTTAAGGCTTCAACAACTGCGTATTTAATGGAAAATGATTTATTTAAAGATGAAGTTTTATCTTTGCTGAATACTTTTGGAAAAGCCATAAGTTTGCAAAATGAAAAAGAATTTGACGTGGCTATGGTATTAAGTGGTTGTGCCCCCGCATTTTTAGCTTTAGTAGCAGAAAGTCTAGCTAATGCAGGTGTAAAAAATGGTTTGAAAAATGAGCTTAGTTATGAGCTTACTCGTGCAAGTTTTGAAAGTTTTAGTGCTTTGTTTAACCATACACACCCAGCTATTATAAAAGAAAAAATTTGTTCTCCAGCGGGAGTAACTATAAAAGGGATCGAAGCTTTGGAAAAACGAGCTTTACGTGGTACTTTTTTTGAAGCTTTTAATGCAAGTTTAAATAAATGA
- the rpsR gene encoding 30S ribosomal protein S18 → MAEKRKYSRKYCKYTEAKVDFIDYKDTALLKHALSERFKIMPRRLTGTSKKHQEMVEVAIKRARHVALIPYIVDRKEVVTNPFEGL, encoded by the coding sequence ATGGCAGAAAAAAGAAAATACTCACGCAAATATTGCAAATACACCGAAGCTAAAGTTGATTTTATTGACTATAAAGATACAGCATTATTAAAACATGCTTTATCAGAAAGATTTAAAATTATGCCACGCCGTTTAACAGGCACTAGCAAAAAACATCAAGAGATGGTTGAAGTTGCTATTAAACGTGCAAGACATGTAGCACTTATTCCTTATATCGTAGATAGAAAAGAAGTTGTTACTAATCCTTTCGAAGGACTATAA